A window of the Oryza brachyantha chromosome 5, ObraRS2, whole genome shotgun sequence genome harbors these coding sequences:
- the LOC102709566 gene encoding strigolactone esterase D14-like has product MNVKVLGAGGEATTVVLAHGYGGSNHIWDDVAPALAKTFRVVVFDWSFSGDVVVDDDADVDEGTICSYFGFADELVAMMDELELREVAFVGHSMAGMIGCIASVARPELFSRLVLVGASPRYINDDDDGGYVGGFERAEVDATLAAIEADFAGWAPLFAEAVVGPDAHPAAVATFARQLGRMRPAAALRVMRAVLTCDVRGVLGDVAAPCTIVHCARDAVAPLPVALYMQRAMAGGGGGGAAPTVVVMESSGHFPQLTAPMEFVRVVEAVVLDH; this is encoded by the coding sequence ATGAACGTCAAGGTGttgggcgccggcggcgaggcgacgacggtggtgcTGGCGCACGGCTACGGCGGCAGCAATCACATCTGGGACGACGTCGCCCCGGCGTTGGCGAAGACGTTCCGGGTCGTGGTCTTCGACTGGAGCTTctccggcgacgtcgtcgtggacgacgacgccgacgtcgacgaggGAACGATCTGCTCGTACTTCGGCTTCGCCGATGAGCTGGTGGCGATGATGGACGAGCTGGAGCTGAGGGAGGTGGCGTTCGTGGGCCACTCCATGGCCGGCATGATCGGCTGCATTGCGTCGGTGGCGCGGCCGGAGCTGTTCAGCCGCCTCGTGCTCGTCGGAGCGTCTCCTAGGTACatcaacgacgacgacgacggcggctaCGTGGGCGGCTTCGAGCGCGCCGAGGTGGACGCCACGCTCGCCGCCAtcgaggcggacttcgcggggTGGGCGCCGCTGTTCGCCGAGGCCGTCGTCGGGCCGGACGCCCACCCGGCGGCCGTCGCCACGTTCGCCAGGCAGCTGGGCCGGAtgcgcccggccgccgcgctccgcgTCATGCGCGCCGTGCTCACCTGCGACGTCCGCGGCGTGCTCGGGGACGTCGCGGCGCCATGCACCATCGTGCACTGCgcgcgcgacgccgtcgcgccgctcccCGTCGCGCTGTACATGCAgcgcgccatggccggcggcggcggcggcggggcggcgccgacggtggtggtgatggagTCGTCCGGCCACTTCCCGCAGCTCACGGCGCCCATGGAGTTCGTCCGGGTGGTGGAGGCCGTCGTGCTCGACCACTGA
- the LOC121054396 gene encoding UDP-glycosyltransferase 75C1-like isoform X1, with protein sequence MARPRTVSSRHHSLHSTTVRHSERAEVITMAAAAEAHFLIVTYPSQGHVTPARHLAGRLVHGGARVTVCVPVSAFRKMFDTDGEVVESGGGVAYVAYSDGYDGGFDRAADDHTRYMAQVRTVGARTVAGVLRRLRDVGRPVTCAVYTLLLPWVADVARDHGVAAVAVFWIQPTTALAAYYHYFRGGRDAVVAAVESGNPFAEVSLPGLPPLRVRDLPSFLAITSADDPFAFVLSEFEALIDTLERGAEPPTYVLANTFDAMERDAVLSLRPHIDVVAVGPVLSFLHADADETKTVSSPNDLFDHDGGGYLEWLGTKPSRSVVYISFGSSSVMSKNQVAEIAAAMAASNRPFLLVLRKDNCKDEEENAAIKKLVAAAAAATDGGGGGGMAVAWCDQARVLSHPSVGCFVTHCGWNSTLEAVACGVPVVAAPQYSDQGTNAWLVERMGVGVRAAVRRGADGVLEAAELRRCVDAAMSETVASRAAEWKEEARAAVAGGGASERNLNEFVGQFISK encoded by the coding sequence ATGGCGCGCCCGCGAACCGTGTCGAGTCGCCACCACTCACTCCACTCCACTACTGTTCGTCACAGCGAGCGAGCCGAGGTGAtcaccatggcggcggcggcggaggcgcacTTCCTCATCGTCACGTACCCGTCTCAGGGCCACGTCACGCCGGcgcgccacctcgccggccgcctcgtccacggcggcgcgcgcgtcaCCGTCTGCGTCCCTGTCTCCGCGTTCCGCAAGATGTTCGACACggacggcgaggtggtggaGAGTGGTGGTGGGGTGGCGTATGTTGCGTACTCCGATGGCTACGACGGCGGGTTCGACCGGGCGGCGGACGACCACACGCGGTACATGGCGCAGGTGAGGACGGTGGGCGCGCGCACGGTGGCCGGGGTGCTCCGGCGGCTCCGCGACGTGGGGCGGCCCGTCACGTGCGCCGTCTACACGCTGCTCCTGCCGTGGGTGGCGGACGTCGCGCGCGACCACGGCgtggcggccgtcgccgtgttCTGGATCCAGCCGAccaccgcgctcgccgcgtACTACCACTACTTCCGCGGCGggcgcgacgccgtcgtcgcggcggTCGAGTCGGGCAACCCGTTCGCCGAGGTGAGCCTCCCGGGGCTCCCGCCGCTGCGCGTCCGCGACCTCCCGTCCTTCCTCGCCATCACCTCCGCCGACGACCCCTTCGCCTTCGTGCTCTCCGAGTTCGAAGCGCTCATCGACACGCTCGAACGCGGCGCCGAGCCCCCGACCTATGTCCTCGCCAACACTTTCGACGCCATGGAGCGCGACGCGGTCCTTTCGCTCAGGCCACAcatcgacgtcgtcgccgtcggcccgGTGCTCTCCTTCCtgcacgccgacgccgacgagacCAAGACCGTCTCCTCTCCCAACGACCTGTTCGACCACGACGGCGGGGGCTACCTCGAATGGCTCGGGACGAAACCATCCAGGTCGGTGGTGTACATCTCGTTCGGGAGCTCGTCGGTGATGAGCAAGAACCAGGTCGCCGAGATCGCCGCCGCGATGGCGGCGTCCAATAGACCGTTCCTGTTGGTGCTTCGGAAGGACAACTGCAAGGACGAAGAGGAAAATGCGGCCATCAAGAAGCtcgtcgcggcggccgcggcggccacagacggcggcggcggcggcggcatggcggTGGCGTGGTGCGACCAGGCGCGCGTGCTGTCCCACCCGTCGGTGGGCTGCTTCGTGACGCACTGCGGGTGGAACTCGACGCTGGAGGCCGTGGCGTGCGGCGTCCccgtggtggcggcgccgcagTACTCCGACCAGGGCACCAACGCGTGGCTGGTGGAGCGGATGGGGGTCGGCGTGCGCGCGGCCGTGCGGCGCGGGGCGGACGGCGTGCTGGAGGCCGCCGAGCTGAGGAGGTGCGTGGATGCCGCCATGTCGGAGACCGTGGCGTCGCGCGCCGCGGAGTggaaggaggaggcgcgcgccgccgttgccggcggcggggcatCGGAGAGGAACCTGAACGAGTTCGTCGGACAGTTTATTTCCAAATAA
- the LOC121054396 gene encoding UDP-glycosyltransferase 75C1-like isoform X2 — protein MAAAAEAHFLIVTYPSQGHVTPARHLAGRLVHGGARVTVCVPVSAFRKMFDTDGEVVESGGGVAYVAYSDGYDGGFDRAADDHTRYMAQVRTVGARTVAGVLRRLRDVGRPVTCAVYTLLLPWVADVARDHGVAAVAVFWIQPTTALAAYYHYFRGGRDAVVAAVESGNPFAEVSLPGLPPLRVRDLPSFLAITSADDPFAFVLSEFEALIDTLERGAEPPTYVLANTFDAMERDAVLSLRPHIDVVAVGPVLSFLHADADETKTVSSPNDLFDHDGGGYLEWLGTKPSRSVVYISFGSSSVMSKNQVAEIAAAMAASNRPFLLVLRKDNCKDEEENAAIKKLVAAAAAATDGGGGGGMAVAWCDQARVLSHPSVGCFVTHCGWNSTLEAVACGVPVVAAPQYSDQGTNAWLVERMGVGVRAAVRRGADGVLEAAELRRCVDAAMSETVASRAAEWKEEARAAVAGGGASERNLNEFVGQFISK, from the coding sequence atggcggcggcggcggaggcgcacTTCCTCATCGTCACGTACCCGTCTCAGGGCCACGTCACGCCGGcgcgccacctcgccggccgcctcgtccacggcggcgcgcgcgtcaCCGTCTGCGTCCCTGTCTCCGCGTTCCGCAAGATGTTCGACACggacggcgaggtggtggaGAGTGGTGGTGGGGTGGCGTATGTTGCGTACTCCGATGGCTACGACGGCGGGTTCGACCGGGCGGCGGACGACCACACGCGGTACATGGCGCAGGTGAGGACGGTGGGCGCGCGCACGGTGGCCGGGGTGCTCCGGCGGCTCCGCGACGTGGGGCGGCCCGTCACGTGCGCCGTCTACACGCTGCTCCTGCCGTGGGTGGCGGACGTCGCGCGCGACCACGGCgtggcggccgtcgccgtgttCTGGATCCAGCCGAccaccgcgctcgccgcgtACTACCACTACTTCCGCGGCGggcgcgacgccgtcgtcgcggcggTCGAGTCGGGCAACCCGTTCGCCGAGGTGAGCCTCCCGGGGCTCCCGCCGCTGCGCGTCCGCGACCTCCCGTCCTTCCTCGCCATCACCTCCGCCGACGACCCCTTCGCCTTCGTGCTCTCCGAGTTCGAAGCGCTCATCGACACGCTCGAACGCGGCGCCGAGCCCCCGACCTATGTCCTCGCCAACACTTTCGACGCCATGGAGCGCGACGCGGTCCTTTCGCTCAGGCCACAcatcgacgtcgtcgccgtcggcccgGTGCTCTCCTTCCtgcacgccgacgccgacgagacCAAGACCGTCTCCTCTCCCAACGACCTGTTCGACCACGACGGCGGGGGCTACCTCGAATGGCTCGGGACGAAACCATCCAGGTCGGTGGTGTACATCTCGTTCGGGAGCTCGTCGGTGATGAGCAAGAACCAGGTCGCCGAGATCGCCGCCGCGATGGCGGCGTCCAATAGACCGTTCCTGTTGGTGCTTCGGAAGGACAACTGCAAGGACGAAGAGGAAAATGCGGCCATCAAGAAGCtcgtcgcggcggccgcggcggccacagacggcggcggcggcggcggcatggcggTGGCGTGGTGCGACCAGGCGCGCGTGCTGTCCCACCCGTCGGTGGGCTGCTTCGTGACGCACTGCGGGTGGAACTCGACGCTGGAGGCCGTGGCGTGCGGCGTCCccgtggtggcggcgccgcagTACTCCGACCAGGGCACCAACGCGTGGCTGGTGGAGCGGATGGGGGTCGGCGTGCGCGCGGCCGTGCGGCGCGGGGCGGACGGCGTGCTGGAGGCCGCCGAGCTGAGGAGGTGCGTGGATGCCGCCATGTCGGAGACCGTGGCGTCGCGCGCCGCGGAGTggaaggaggaggcgcgcgccgccgttgccggcggcggggcatCGGAGAGGAACCTGAACGAGTTCGTCGGACAGTTTATTTCCAAATAA